A region from the Methylovorus glucosotrophus genome encodes:
- a CDS encoding helix-turn-helix domain-containing protein: MDKKKGHPEAAPNKQLQFSDNSASSQRQRLVDWLKRIGSITTIEARSLLDIMAPAPRIFELRAIGYDIATVWTNGITDQGKKHRVARYILRGVSHE; the protein is encoded by the coding sequence ATGGATAAGAAAAAAGGCCACCCAGAGGCAGCCCCAAACAAGCAATTACAGTTTAGCGATAACTCCGCCAGTTCTCAACGTCAAAGGCTGGTGGATTGGTTAAAGCGTATCGGCTCAATCACCACCATTGAAGCTAGGAGCCTGCTAGACATCATGGCACCTGCCCCACGCATATTCGAGCTGCGCGCTATTGGTTATGACATTGCAACTGTCTGGACCAATGGCATTACCGACCAAGGTAAAAAACACCGCGTAGCCAGGTATATCTTGCGAGGTGTCAGCCATGAGTGA
- a CDS encoding 50S ribosomal protein L25/general stress protein Ctc — MQIEITAVKRENQGTGASRRLRRAGKVPGIVYGASKDAVSVEFDHKALFLEFRHEAFHASILTLNLDGKKEQVVLRDYQMHPVRNTIQHIDFQRVSATEKLHVKVPLHFINQDIAPGVKLSGGVVTHILTEADVSCLPKDLPEFIEVDLATLEAGHSIHLSQIKLPKGVEFVQLAHENDAAVASISVPRGGAAAEEETADAPAAE; from the coding sequence ATGCAAATCGAAATTACCGCCGTTAAGCGCGAAAACCAAGGTACGGGTGCGAGCCGCCGCCTTCGTCGCGCAGGCAAGGTGCCTGGCATCGTCTACGGTGCAAGCAAAGACGCAGTTAGCGTTGAGTTTGACCACAAGGCGCTGTTCCTGGAATTCCGTCACGAAGCTTTCCACGCTTCCATCCTGACTCTGAACCTGGATGGCAAGAAGGAACAAGTTGTTCTGCGTGACTACCAGATGCACCCCGTACGCAACACCATTCAGCACATCGACTTCCAACGCGTAAGCGCTACTGAAAAGCTGCACGTTAAGGTGCCATTGCACTTCATCAACCAGGACATCGCTCCTGGCGTGAAGCTGTCTGGCGGTGTGGTAACCCACATCCTGACCGAAGCTGACGTAAGCTGCCTGCCAAAAGACCTGCCAGAGTTCATCGAAGTTGACCTGGCAACCCTGGAAGCCGGCCACAGCATCCACCTGTCACAAATCAAGCTGCCTAAGGGCGTTGAATTTGTACAACTGGCACACGAAAACGATGCAGCTGTTGCATCCATCTCCGTGCCACGTGGCGGTGCAGCTGCTGAAGAAGAAACCGCTGACGCACCAGCAGCAGAATAA
- a CDS encoding tetratricopeptide repeat protein: MPNPRKLTLAVLLSLASIASLSAQAAEPSKSESAKSKPAPVPQTELTGAFVYKYLIGEVAGQRGDLELASSIFLDLAKSSRDPRLAERAAKAAVYGNKPRLVTQAVSLWSELDPSSTEAQQASTELFVNAGKLNEAKPFLQKLLAKEDTRANGFLYLNSLLAKQTDKNAVLTLVQELAAPYPDLPEAHFTIANSALAAGKVELAMSELDTAEKLSPGWEMSALLKGQILYLQSPDAAINFYKQFLSANENANEVRLTMARLLINQKRFDEAKPEFIKLISASKNNPEIMVVVGLLSIQANELGDAEKYFQDGLAAGFKNPDQVFIYLGQIAEKQNDDKLALAWYNRVKPGDRYLDAQFNIAGIVARTQGIDAALQVLRNIPELTNEQEALSMQMQASLLGKMKRYQEAYDLLGQTVATLPNTPEIIYDYAMAAERIGQFDIAEKELRKLIKLKPDFAQAYNALGYSLADRNLKLDEAHKLIQQALALSPDDHYILDSMGWVQYRMGKLDAASNYLRQAYSQQPDPEIAAHLGEVLWHQGKKDEAVQTWESALKVFPDNEVLIKTAQKFKN, from the coding sequence ATGCCTAATCCCCGCAAACTCACGCTAGCTGTTTTGTTAAGTCTGGCCTCCATTGCCAGCCTCTCTGCTCAGGCAGCCGAACCATCCAAATCAGAATCTGCCAAGTCCAAGCCCGCCCCCGTTCCACAAACAGAGCTGACGGGCGCCTTCGTTTATAAGTATCTGATTGGCGAAGTCGCCGGGCAACGGGGCGATCTCGAACTTGCCAGCTCGATTTTTCTCGATCTGGCCAAATCCAGCCGCGACCCGCGCCTGGCTGAGCGCGCTGCCAAAGCCGCCGTGTACGGCAACAAGCCGCGCCTGGTCACACAAGCGGTGAGCCTGTGGAGCGAGCTGGACCCCAGTTCAACCGAAGCGCAGCAAGCCAGCACCGAATTATTCGTGAATGCGGGCAAGCTCAATGAAGCCAAGCCTTTCTTGCAGAAACTGCTGGCGAAAGAAGATACCCGTGCCAATGGCTTTCTTTACCTGAACAGCCTGCTGGCAAAGCAGACCGACAAAAACGCGGTGCTGACGCTGGTGCAGGAGCTGGCAGCGCCCTACCCTGATCTGCCGGAAGCGCATTTCACCATTGCCAATTCGGCACTTGCCGCGGGCAAGGTAGAGCTTGCCATGAGCGAGCTTGATACCGCAGAGAAGCTGAGCCCAGGCTGGGAAATGAGCGCGCTGCTCAAAGGCCAGATTCTGTATTTGCAATCGCCAGACGCTGCCATCAATTTCTACAAGCAATTCCTCAGCGCCAATGAAAATGCCAACGAAGTCCGGCTGACCATGGCGCGCCTGCTGATCAACCAGAAACGCTTTGACGAAGCCAAACCTGAGTTCATCAAGCTGATTTCCGCGTCCAAGAACAATCCTGAAATCATGGTTGTTGTTGGTCTGCTGTCGATTCAGGCGAATGAACTTGGCGATGCGGAAAAGTATTTCCAGGACGGGCTGGCCGCTGGTTTCAAAAACCCCGATCAGGTGTTTATCTACCTGGGGCAAATCGCCGAGAAACAGAATGACGACAAGCTGGCGCTGGCCTGGTACAACCGTGTGAAGCCGGGTGATCGCTATCTGGATGCGCAATTCAACATTGCCGGCATTGTGGCCCGCACCCAGGGTATTGATGCCGCCTTGCAGGTACTGCGCAATATTCCCGAGTTGACCAACGAGCAGGAAGCGCTTTCCATGCAGATGCAGGCCAGCCTGCTCGGCAAGATGAAACGCTATCAGGAAGCTTACGATCTGCTGGGGCAAACCGTTGCAACGCTGCCTAACACCCCCGAGATCATTTACGACTACGCCATGGCCGCCGAGCGCATCGGTCAGTTTGATATTGCTGAAAAAGAACTGCGCAAGCTGATCAAGCTGAAGCCGGATTTTGCGCAAGCCTACAACGCCCTCGGCTACAGCCTGGCGGATCGCAACCTCAAGCTGGATGAAGCCCACAAGCTGATTCAGCAAGCGCTGGCCTTGAGCCCGGATGATCATTACATCCTCGATAGCATGGGCTGGGTGCAATACCGCATGGGCAAGCTGGACGCTGCAAGCAATTACCTGCGCCAGGCCTACTCGCAGCAGCCTGACCCCGAAATTGCCGCGCATTTGGGCGAAGTTTTGTGGCACCAGGGCAAGAAGGACGAAGCCGTGCAAACCTGGGAATCCGCCCTCAAGGTATTTCCCGATAATGAAGTTCTGATCAAGACAGCGCAGAAGTTCAAGAACTGA
- the ychF gene encoding redox-regulated ATPase YchF encodes MKCGIVGLPNVGKSTLFNAITRAGIAAENYPFCTIEPNVGIVEVPDPRLKPLIDIVNPQKVQPAIVEFVDIAGLVAGASKGEGLGNKFLANIRETDAIAHVVRCFDDGNVVHVAGKVDPLDDIETINTELALSDMETVEKTLQREGKKAKSGDKEAIALCAVLEKIQKWLDQSKPVRTLGLDADQLQLIKPLCLITVKPVMYLANVDESGFENNPLLDKVVNLGKAENAPVVAICAKIESEIADLEDEDKAMFLTELGLEEPGLDRVIRAAYSLLGLQTYFTAGVKEVRAWTVKRGSTAPQAAGVIHTDFERGFIRAEVIAYEEFVKNKGEQGAKEAGKMRLEGKEYIMQDGDVVHFRFNV; translated from the coding sequence ATGAAATGCGGAATTGTCGGTCTACCCAACGTTGGTAAATCCACCCTGTTCAATGCCATTACCCGTGCCGGTATTGCTGCGGAAAACTACCCCTTCTGTACCATTGAGCCCAATGTCGGCATTGTGGAAGTGCCCGATCCGCGCCTCAAACCGCTGATCGACATCGTCAACCCGCAAAAAGTACAACCCGCGATTGTTGAGTTCGTCGACATCGCCGGTCTGGTGGCAGGCGCCTCCAAAGGCGAAGGCCTGGGCAACAAGTTCCTCGCCAACATCCGCGAAACCGACGCCATTGCCCACGTGGTGCGCTGCTTTGACGATGGCAACGTCGTACACGTCGCAGGCAAGGTAGACCCGCTCGACGACATCGAAACCATCAACACCGAGCTCGCCCTTTCCGACATGGAAACCGTAGAAAAAACCCTGCAGCGCGAAGGCAAAAAAGCCAAGTCTGGCGACAAAGAAGCCATCGCCCTGTGCGCCGTACTCGAAAAAATCCAGAAATGGCTGGACCAAAGCAAGCCCGTGCGCACCCTGGGCCTGGATGCCGACCAGCTGCAACTGATCAAGCCCCTGTGCCTGATCACCGTCAAGCCAGTCATGTATCTGGCAAACGTGGACGAAAGCGGCTTTGAGAACAACCCGCTGCTGGATAAGGTTGTGAACCTCGGCAAAGCAGAAAACGCCCCCGTGGTCGCCATCTGCGCCAAGATCGAATCCGAAATCGCCGATCTGGAAGACGAAGACAAAGCCATGTTCCTCACCGAACTCGGCCTGGAAGAACCCGGTCTCGATCGCGTTATCCGCGCCGCCTACAGCCTGCTCGGCCTGCAAACCTACTTCACCGCCGGTGTGAAAGAAGTGCGCGCCTGGACCGTAAAACGCGGCTCCACCGCCCCGCAAGCCGCTGGCGTCATCCACACCGACTTCGAACGCGGCTTCATCCGCGCCGAAGTCATCGCCTATGAAGAGTTTGTGAAAAACAAAGGCGAGCAAGGCGCCAAGGAAGCCGGAAAAATGCGCCTGGAAGGCAAGGAATACATCATGCAGGATGGCGACGTCGTCCACTTCCGCTTTAACGTGTAA
- the lolB gene encoding lipoprotein insertase outer membrane protein LolB: MAALLISACTTTPSRPVANEEVHRKHLASLQTLQAFDLKGRIGVQTQKQGFSGGFTWNHQPATDQVALFSPLGSQVATIDKDPGGVTLVTSDQKTLRAQDAETLTEQNLGWRLPMQGLHDWALGRPTAAPHEAIWDEQGRLTRLKQDGWDIEYSQYQRVGQYDLPHKIYMKSLQLNLKLIVERWNIDDSNDTSALQSKP, encoded by the coding sequence ATGGCGGCCCTCTTGATTTCTGCCTGTACCACCACGCCATCGCGCCCGGTGGCCAATGAAGAGGTGCATCGCAAGCACCTTGCCAGCCTGCAAACCCTGCAAGCGTTCGACCTGAAAGGCCGCATAGGCGTGCAGACGCAAAAGCAGGGCTTCTCCGGCGGCTTTACCTGGAATCACCAGCCCGCCACTGACCAGGTGGCGCTATTTTCGCCCCTGGGCTCGCAAGTCGCGACCATAGATAAAGACCCAGGCGGCGTCACGCTAGTGACCAGTGACCAGAAAACCCTGCGCGCGCAGGATGCCGAAACCCTGACCGAACAAAACCTGGGCTGGCGCCTGCCCATGCAAGGTTTGCATGACTGGGCGCTGGGCCGCCCCACCGCTGCGCCCCATGAAGCGATATGGGATGAACAGGGCCGCCTCACCCGCCTGAAGCAGGATGGCTGGGACATTGAATACAGCCAGTACCAGCGCGTTGGCCAGTACGACCTGCCCCACAAAATTTACATGAAAAGCCTGCAACTGAATCTCAAGCTGATCGTCGAGCGCTGGAATATCGATGACAGCAATGACACCAGCGCATTGCAATCCAAGCCATAA
- a CDS encoding tyrosine-type recombinase/integrase, whose product MKLSDIAVRKAKPEARPYKMADGGGLFLLVQPNGSKYWRLAYRYQAKQKLLALGVYPDVSISLARERRDDARKLLAQGIDPSETKKATKAATTDKAANSFEVVAREWWASHMATKADTHKDKVLRRFELYIFPWLGSKPIADITAPQVLEVIKRIEKLGILETAHRALQTSGQVFRYAVQTGRAVRDVTADLKGALPPTSVKHMAAFTDAKDVAELLRAIEGFKGTFTVQCALRIAPLLFVRPSELRTAKWSDIDLDAGEWRYIVSKTKTDHLVPLSRQAVEILRELRPLSGHGQYVFMGGHSPLKPMSESAINAALKRMGYDTKTQITGHGFRAMARTILHERLNIDPHIIEHQLAHKVPDALGAAYNRTKFIDQRRAMMQQWSDYLDELKAGAKVLPFKQA is encoded by the coding sequence ATGAAGCTATCAGATATAGCAGTCAGAAAGGCAAAACCAGAAGCCAGACCTTACAAAATGGCGGATGGAGGCGGTCTGTTTTTGTTGGTACAACCTAACGGCTCGAAGTATTGGCGGCTAGCTTATCGTTACCAAGCTAAACAAAAACTGCTAGCCCTTGGGGTTTACCCCGATGTTTCCATATCCTTGGCACGAGAACGGCGCGACGATGCGCGCAAACTGTTAGCCCAAGGCATAGACCCCAGCGAGACAAAAAAAGCCACCAAAGCAGCCACAACCGATAAAGCTGCAAATAGCTTTGAAGTGGTTGCGCGTGAATGGTGGGCTTCTCACATGGCAACCAAGGCAGATACCCACAAAGACAAGGTATTACGACGCTTCGAGCTGTATATATTCCCATGGCTAGGCAGCAAGCCTATTGCTGACATTACCGCCCCTCAAGTGCTGGAAGTCATCAAACGCATCGAGAAGCTAGGCATTCTTGAAACAGCCCACCGCGCATTACAAACATCAGGGCAAGTTTTCCGTTATGCGGTCCAGACAGGCCGAGCTGTCCGAGATGTAACAGCAGACCTTAAGGGAGCACTGCCGCCAACTTCGGTTAAGCACATGGCAGCATTTACAGATGCAAAGGATGTAGCAGAACTGCTGCGAGCCATTGAAGGTTTTAAAGGCACATTTACAGTGCAATGCGCCCTACGTATTGCCCCGCTTCTTTTCGTGCGCCCTAGCGAGCTGCGCACAGCTAAATGGTCAGACATAGATTTAGATGCTGGCGAGTGGCGCTATATCGTGAGCAAAACCAAAACAGATCACCTAGTACCATTGTCACGGCAGGCAGTAGAGATATTGCGAGAGCTGCGCCCTCTTTCAGGCCATGGGCAATATGTTTTCATGGGTGGGCACTCCCCCTTAAAGCCCATGAGCGAAAGTGCTATTAATGCGGCTCTAAAACGTATGGGCTACGACACTAAAACCCAGATAACCGGGCATGGCTTTAGAGCAATGGCGCGTACCATCTTGCATGAGCGTTTAAACATTGATCCGCATATCATTGAGCACCAGCTAGCCCATAAGGTGCCAGATGCGTTAGGGGCCGCCTACAACCGAACAAAGTTTATCGACCAACGTCGAGCCATGATGCAGCAATGGTCGGACTATCTAGACGAGTTAAAAGCCGGAGCAAAGGTATTGCCCTTCAAGCAGGCATAG
- a CDS encoding ribose-phosphate pyrophosphokinase, whose amino-acid sequence MMVFTGTANPKLAEAVVSHLGIGLGRATVDRFSDGEVMIELLDNVRGKDVFVLQSTCMPTNDNLMEVMVMVDALRRSSAGRITAAIPYLGYSRQDRRPRSARVAITAKVVANMLTSVGVNRLLTMDLHSDQIQGFFDIPVDNIYATPILLDDLLKQKHENLVVVSPDVGGVVRARAAAKQLGSDLAIIDKRRPKPNVAKVMNIIGDVAGRTCVLMDDMVDTANTLCEAAIALKEQGASKVVAYSTHPVLSGPAVERITSSQLDELVVTDTIPLRADAAACHKIRQLSTAELFAETIRRISREDSVSSLFMD is encoded by the coding sequence ATGATGGTATTTACCGGCACAGCCAATCCAAAGCTAGCCGAAGCAGTAGTCAGCCACCTGGGTATCGGCCTTGGCCGTGCCACGGTAGATCGCTTTAGCGATGGCGAAGTCATGATTGAACTGCTCGACAATGTGCGCGGCAAGGATGTCTTCGTTCTGCAATCCACCTGCATGCCCACCAACGACAACCTGATGGAAGTCATGGTGATGGTCGACGCGCTGCGTCGCTCCTCTGCTGGCCGCATCACCGCAGCGATTCCTTATCTCGGTTACTCACGTCAGGATCGCCGCCCGCGTTCCGCACGTGTTGCCATTACCGCCAAGGTCGTTGCCAACATGCTCACCAGCGTAGGTGTTAACCGCCTGCTGACCATGGATTTGCACTCTGACCAGATTCAAGGCTTCTTCGATATTCCCGTCGACAATATCTACGCGACCCCTATCCTGCTGGATGATCTGCTGAAGCAAAAGCACGAAAATCTGGTGGTGGTATCGCCCGATGTTGGCGGTGTAGTGCGTGCCCGTGCGGCCGCCAAGCAACTGGGTTCCGACCTGGCGATTATCGACAAGCGCCGCCCCAAGCCCAATGTGGCCAAGGTCATGAATATTATCGGTGATGTTGCCGGCCGTACCTGTGTGCTGATGGACGACATGGTCGACACCGCCAACACCCTGTGCGAAGCCGCCATTGCCCTGAAAGAGCAAGGCGCATCCAAAGTGGTCGCCTACAGCACCCACCCGGTATTGTCCGGCCCGGCTGTAGAGCGCATCACCAGCTCGCAACTGGATGAACTGGTGGTCACCGACACCATTCCATTGCGCGCCGATGCCGCTGCATGCCACAAGATTCGTCAGCTTTCAACCGCTGAGCTGTTTGCCGAAACCATCCGCCGCATTAGCCGCGAAGACTCGGTCAGCTCGCTGTTTATGGATTAA
- the ispE gene encoding 4-(cytidine 5'-diphospho)-2-C-methyl-D-erythritol kinase, producing MTDFHTYPAPAKINLFLHITGQRADGYHLLQTVFRLLDFSDTLQLRVREDGEVNRITDVPGVPAERDLCVRAARLLQQHTGCKRGVDIKIEKRIPMGGGLGGGSSDAATMLLALNHLWDLQLDRQTLITLGLQLGADVPVFVFGQNAWAEGVGEKLSPISLNPAWYVLLTPQVNVSTAEVFASKELTRDTKLTTIADFSRGMVHNDLETVVCQQHPAVGASLSWLNQFSPARMSGSGASVFISVDSQAEAEAILAQVPSKIAGLPVFSCVAKGLEKHPLYDLVKNV from the coding sequence ATGACCGACTTTCACACCTATCCGGCCCCGGCCAAAATCAATCTCTTCCTGCACATTACCGGTCAGCGCGCTGATGGCTACCATTTGCTGCAGACCGTATTCCGCCTGCTGGATTTTTCCGACACGCTGCAACTGCGCGTACGTGAGGATGGCGAGGTAAACCGCATTACCGACGTCCCCGGCGTGCCGGCTGAGCGCGATCTGTGCGTGCGCGCCGCCCGCCTGTTGCAACAGCACACGGGCTGTAAACGCGGCGTCGATATCAAGATTGAAAAGCGCATCCCCATGGGTGGCGGCCTGGGCGGCGGCAGTTCTGACGCGGCGACCATGCTGCTGGCGCTGAACCATCTATGGGATCTGCAGCTTGATCGCCAGACCCTGATCACCCTCGGCCTGCAACTCGGCGCCGATGTGCCGGTATTTGTTTTTGGACAGAATGCCTGGGCAGAAGGTGTAGGAGAAAAATTATCACCTATCTCCTTGAATCCAGCGTGGTATGTGCTGTTGACGCCACAAGTCAACGTCTCGACTGCTGAAGTTTTTGCGTCGAAGGAATTGACAAGGGATACAAAACTCACGACAATAGCGGACTTTTCAAGGGGCATGGTTCACAACGACCTTGAAACTGTAGTTTGCCAGCAGCATCCCGCAGTCGGCGCCAGTCTGAGTTGGTTAAATCAATTCTCACCGGCACGCATGAGCGGATCAGGCGCTTCAGTGTTCATCAGCGTTGATAGCCAGGCAGAAGCAGAAGCGATTCTTGCTCAGGTGCCATCGAAAATAGCGGGTCTTCCGGTGTTTTCATGTGTGGCAAAAGGGTTGGAAAAGCATCCACTTTATGACCTTGTAAAAAACGTGTAG
- a CDS encoding ABC transporter ATP-binding protein — protein sequence MTTVTVEARELTRIYGGREAVRDVSFTLNKGEVLGFLGPNGAGKSTSMKMLTGNLAPSKGSVKICGIDMIENPKEAKALIGYLPEQPPLYRELTVDEFLAIAARLHRVSGSHVKKAVRIAKERCGLTEMGGRLIENLSKGYQQRVGIAQAIIHNPMVVILDEPTVGLDPIQIRDIRNLIKELGGEHSVILSTHILPEVEMVCDRVQIIHKGQMVFNGSIDILKQQRHGNRLLVGLSRAPANEELLKIPGITSVESLPSGLLRVRHAEGGAPAELLVQAAVNQNWGLYQINPDQTSLEEVFVQLTFQEQAA from the coding sequence ATGACTACTGTAACCGTTGAGGCCCGCGAGCTTACGCGCATCTATGGGGGGCGCGAAGCAGTTCGCGATGTGAGTTTTACCCTGAACAAAGGGGAAGTCTTGGGTTTTCTCGGGCCGAATGGTGCGGGCAAGTCCACTTCCATGAAAATGCTGACCGGCAACCTGGCGCCAAGCAAGGGTAGCGTCAAGATCTGTGGTATCGACATGATCGAGAACCCCAAGGAAGCCAAGGCGCTGATTGGGTATTTGCCAGAGCAGCCACCGCTTTATCGCGAGCTGACCGTCGATGAGTTTCTGGCGATTGCGGCGCGGTTGCACCGGGTGAGTGGCAGTCATGTCAAAAAGGCCGTGCGCATTGCCAAAGAGCGATGTGGTCTGACAGAGATGGGTGGCCGCCTGATTGAAAATCTCTCCAAGGGTTACCAGCAGCGCGTTGGTATTGCCCAGGCCATCATCCACAATCCCATGGTCGTCATTCTGGATGAGCCTACCGTCGGTCTTGATCCTATTCAGATTCGTGATATTCGTAACCTGATCAAGGAATTGGGTGGCGAGCACAGCGTGATCCTCTCTACGCATATCCTGCCTGAAGTTGAAATGGTCTGTGACCGCGTACAGATCATTCACAAAGGTCAGATGGTGTTCAATGGCTCCATTGATATCTTGAAACAGCAGCGTCATGGCAACCGCCTCCTGGTGGGTCTGAGCCGCGCTCCTGCCAATGAAGAATTGCTGAAAATCCCCGGAATCACGTCGGTGGAATCCCTGCCTAGCGGCCTCTTGCGTGTGCGTCATGCCGAAGGCGGCGCCCCGGCCGAATTGCTGGTGCAGGCGGCGGTTAATCAGAACTGGGGTCTTTACCAGATCAATCCTGACCAGACCAGTCTGGAAGAAGTCTTCGTTCAACTCACCTTCCAGGAGCAGGCTGCTTAA
- the pth gene encoding aminoacyl-tRNA hydrolase — protein sequence MNGIKLFVGLGNPGSEYEDTRHNAGFWWIDRVAALSGSKLANEAKFHGLAGKLKHSGTEAWLLKPTTFMNASGRSVGALAKFYKIEPHEILVIHDELDIPPGQVKMKKGGGHGGHNGLKDIAAHLGTNEFWRLRLGIGHPGERAAVVNFVLHAPAKAEMSLIETTIEDSVALLDQLLAGSFEQAMLKLHTKPKAV from the coding sequence ATGAACGGCATCAAACTCTTTGTTGGCCTCGGCAACCCCGGTAGCGAGTATGAAGACACGCGCCACAATGCCGGTTTCTGGTGGATAGACCGCGTGGCGGCATTATCCGGCAGCAAGCTCGCCAATGAAGCCAAGTTTCACGGGTTGGCAGGCAAACTCAAGCACAGCGGCACAGAAGCCTGGCTGCTCAAGCCCACCACATTCATGAACGCCAGCGGCCGCTCGGTAGGCGCGCTGGCCAAGTTTTACAAAATAGAGCCGCATGAGATCCTGGTGATCCATGACGAGCTGGATATCCCGCCCGGCCAGGTCAAAATGAAAAAAGGCGGCGGCCACGGCGGGCACAATGGCCTCAAAGATATTGCCGCGCACCTCGGCACCAATGAATTCTGGCGTTTGCGCCTGGGCATTGGTCACCCCGGCGAACGCGCAGCCGTGGTCAACTTTGTGCTGCATGCGCCAGCCAAGGCCGAAATGAGCCTGATAGAAACCACCATAGAAGATAGCGTGGCCCTGCTCGACCAGCTGCTGGCCGGCAGCTTTGAACAAGCCATGCTCAAGTTACACACCAAACCCAAAGCAGTTTAA
- a CDS encoding helix-turn-helix transcriptional regulator — MSQTVQQPTPQFYRLPQLKARLNVSGSSIWAWVKKGSFPAPVKLAENTTAWSAADVEAWAQSRIAASK, encoded by the coding sequence ATGTCGCAAACAGTCCAGCAGCCTACACCACAGTTCTATCGCCTACCTCAACTCAAAGCCCGCTTGAATGTTTCAGGGTCTAGCATATGGGCTTGGGTGAAAAAAGGCTCTTTTCCGGCTCCGGTAAAACTCGCTGAAAACACTACCGCATGGAGCGCGGCAGATGTTGAAGCATGGGCGCAATCTCGCATTGCAGCCAGTAAATAA
- a CDS encoding plasmid recombination protein: protein MAASFLFRLGRVKGNTGILAALKHNKRTLQAERGAGQNIDPARTSLNYCLLGDDTPEQINKAAKIALLEAGIEKPRKDAVMAVEVLFSLPIGRHQQDTRQYFVDCLQWTQKHIAGQLLSFDVHLDEAAPHAHAIILPLVDGRLKGRDVIGNIGNLNRLISLFNIEVARHYGLARREDKRLSAAEAKTLERQILQKLAGDPVMKSNVWVCVRDAIHRDPKPFAQTLGISHQRPRQEKRSAVQIMTSKGKGKA, encoded by the coding sequence ATGGCTGCCAGCTTTTTATTCAGGCTGGGGCGGGTGAAAGGTAATACGGGCATTCTGGCAGCGCTAAAGCACAACAAGCGCACTCTGCAAGCTGAACGCGGAGCGGGGCAGAACATCGACCCTGCCAGAACCAGCCTCAATTACTGCCTATTGGGAGACGATACGCCAGAGCAAATAAACAAAGCCGCCAAAATAGCCTTGCTTGAGGCGGGCATTGAAAAGCCGCGCAAAGATGCCGTGATGGCGGTTGAGGTGCTTTTTAGCTTGCCAATTGGCCGTCACCAGCAAGATACACGGCAATACTTCGTGGACTGCCTGCAATGGACGCAAAAACATATCGCGGGGCAACTGCTATCCTTTGATGTTCATCTGGATGAGGCGGCCCCACATGCTCATGCAATCATCCTGCCGCTGGTGGACGGACGTTTAAAAGGCCGGGATGTCATCGGCAATATTGGCAATTTAAACCGCTTAATCAGTTTATTTAATATTGAGGTGGCGAGGCATTACGGACTAGCCCGCAGAGAAGATAAACGCCTATCTGCTGCCGAAGCAAAGACACTAGAACGGCAGATATTGCAAAAGCTAGCGGGTGATCCGGTGATGAAGTCAAATGTATGGGTGTGCGTGCGTGACGCCATCCACAGAGACCCTAAACCCTTTGCACAGACTTTGGGCATATCCCACCAGCGCCCAAGGCAGGAAAAGCGGTCAGCGGTCCAAATTATGACCTCGAAGGGAAAAGGCAAAGCATAA